A genomic segment from Pediococcus acidilactici encodes:
- a CDS encoding RNA-binding S4 domain-containing protein, which produces MRLDKFLKVSRIIKRRALAKEVADQGRILINDKVAKSSSNVMPNDQVEIRFGNKTLVIRVEQLLDTTKKDDAERMYTIISENYQQDFRK; this is translated from the coding sequence ATGAGACTAGATAAATTTTTAAAAGTTTCGCGGATTATTAAACGACGGGCGTTGGCAAAAGAAGTTGCCGATCAGGGACGGATTTTGATTAATGATAAAGTAGCTAAGTCCTCGTCAAACGTAATGCCAAACGACCAAGTCGAAATTCGTTTTGGAAATAAAACTTTGGTGATCCGGGTAGAACAGTTGCTAGATACGACTAAAAAAGACGATGCAGAACGCATGTATACGATTATTTCTGAAAATTATCAACAGGATTTTAGAAAATAA